TCTTTATGTTTAATACTCAAATCTTCTGTTGTCATTACATTTATTTCCCACCCGCTAATTTGAGAAGCTAAACGAACATTCTGACCGTTCCTACCAATAGCTTGAGCTAAATTATTAGCATCTACAGCAATATCCATTGTATGACGATCTTCATCAACTATAATAGATTTGACGTCTGCAGGAGCCATTGCGTTAATAACAAATTGAGCTGGATTATCATTCCATAGAATAATGTCAATACGTTCTCCGCATAATTCACTAGATACTGCTTGTACTCGAGCACCTCTCATTCCTACACATGCGCCTACTGGGTCAATGCGCTTATCATTAGTTTTTACTGCAATTTTAGCACGAGAGCCAGGATCACGTGCGGCTGCTTTAATTTCAATAATTTCCTCACCAATTTCAGGTACTTCTATACGAAATAATTCTATAAGCATTTCAGTTTTTGAACGACTGATGAATAATTGAGTACCGCGAGCTTCAGGATATACTCCATACAAAATACCACGAATACGATCTCCAGGTCGAAAATTTTCTCTAGGTAGCATGCCTTCTTTCAAAATAATAGCTTCAGCATTATTTCCTAAATCTAATGTAAGATTATCTCTATTGATTTTTTTTACGACACCGATAACAATCTGTCCAATATATTTTCGAAATTGATCAACTAACATTGCGCGTTCTGCTTCACGTACTTTTTGAACAATAACTTGTTTAGCAGTTTGTGTTGTAATTCGGTCAAAATCAACAGAATCAATTTTATCTTCTATATAATCATTAAGATTAACTTTATCACCTTCA
This portion of the Buchnera aphidicola (Aphis gossypii) genome encodes:
- the nusA gene encoding transcription termination factor NusA, which codes for MNKEILAVVEAVSNEKSLPREKIFEALEVALATATKKKHEQEIDVRVSINRKTGNFSTFRRWMVVDIVNHPTKEITLAAACFEGDKVNLNDYIEDKIDSVDFDRITTQTAKQVIVQKVREAERAMLVDQFRKYIGQIVIGVVKKINRDNLTLDLGNNAEAIILKEGMLPRENFRPGDRIRGILYGVYPEARGTQLFISRSKTEMLIELFRIEVPEIGEEIIEIKAAARDPGSRAKIAVKTNDKRIDPVGACVGMRGARVQAVSSELCGERIDIILWNDNPAQFVINAMAPADVKSIIVDEDRHTMDIAVDANNLAQAIGRNGQNVRLASQISGWEINVMTTEDLSIKHKEEAFAAFNIFKKYLNVSEKIISVLVKEGFSSLEELAYIPIDELSSINHLTEEEVRLVRECAKNGLNLIKLDQKNTIHKKQTEKRLLDIQGMSEILALKLAEKNIFTLEQLADQGIDDLVDIENLNAKEAGMLIMTARNICWFDNKV